ACGGTGGTGGACAATTCCTCAGCCTGGCGCATGGACCCCGGCAAGAAGCTGGTGGTGCCCGAGGTGAACGCCCAGGTGCTCACGAAGGATGATAAAATCATCGCCAACCCCAACTGCTCAACCATTCAGTTAGTGGTGGCTTTGAATGACTTACACAAAAAATATCGGGTGCAGCGCCTCGTTATCAGCACCTATCAGAGTGTGACCGGCACCGGCAAAAAAGCCGTGGACCAGCTCATGCAGGAGCGCGCCGGCCAGCCTGTGACCGCCGCCGCCTACCCCCACGCCATCGACCTGAACGTGCTGCCCCACATCGACGTGTTTCAGCCCAATGGCTACACCAAGGAGGAGCTGAAAATGGTGAACGAGACCAAGAAAATCATGGGCGACGACGGCATTCGCGTCACCGCTACCTGCGTGCGCGTGCCCGTGCTGGGCGGCCACTCCGAGTCGGTAAATATCGAGTTTGCCCACGACTTCGACCTCGCCGACGTGCGCGACATCCTCAGCAAAACGGACGGCGTGGAGCTAGTAGACGACGTGCAGAACAATCGCTACCCCATGCCCAAAGACAGCCACGGCCGCGACGCCGTGCTGGTAGGCCGCCTGCGCCGCGACGACACGCAGCCTAACACCCTCAATATGTGGATAGTAGCCGATAACCTGCGCAAAGGCGCCGCTACGAATGCCGTGCAGATTGCGGAGTATTTAGTGGCGAAGGGATTGGTGTAGGTGAGGGGCTGGCCCCCGCCCGACGTTGAACGAAACGGATGCGAATCGTTCAACGACGGGCGGGGGCCAGCCCCGCACCCTACTTCGTGTGGGCGCTCAGCCAGTCGCCAATAACTTGCAGCGCGCTGGGCGCAAATGTCTCCTCGATACTGGCGTACTGGCTTTTGGCCGCGGGGTCGGTTTGGAAGAGGTGGTTGAGCTGGGGTAGAGTGCGCGTAGTAACGTCATGGTTACCGGCGGCGCGCAGGCCGCGGGCGATGGCGGGCAGGTTCTGGTCGGCGGCCACTTGCAGGTCGTTGGCCCCGTTAAGGGCCAGCACGGGGCATTTCACTTTTGCCAGATAGGTAGCGGGGTCGGTGCGCAGGAAGGAGCGCATCCACGGGTCGGTAAACGCGCGGGCGGCCTGGGTCACTTGCTGCTGCGTTTGCTCGGCGCTAAGGCCGGGCAGTTGGCGCTTTATGAGGGGGGTAAGCTTGGCCATGAGCTGGTCGGCGGGCAAGTCGGCTGGCAGGCTGCGCAGCTCGGCAAAAAGCGCCCGGTGCAGCCGGAAGTTGCCGCCGATGCTGGCCGAGTCGGCCCCCTCGGCGCGGGCCATATCGGCTTGCTGGCGCAGCAGGATGGCATCGCCGGGCACGCCGGGGCCGGCCAGCGACACTACCAGGTCGGGGCCGCCGGGCTGGGCCGCCGCCTCCCAGGCCACGAGGCCGCCCTCGCTGTGGCCCATCAGCGCCACCTGGCGGGGCCGGATGTCGGGGCGGGTGCGCAGGTAGGCCAGCGCGGCCAGGGCATCGGTGGTAAAGTCAGCCGTGGTCGCACCCTTAAATGTGCCTTTTGACTGGCCTACCCCCCGGTCGTCGTAGCGCAGCACCGCGCAGCCCCGGCGCGTAAGGTAGTCGGCCAGCACCAGGAAAGGCTGGTGGCCAAATACGGTTTCGTCGCGGTCTTCCGGCCCCGAGCCCGTCACCAGCACCACGGCCGGAAACGGCCCCTTGCCAGCCGGCAGCGTGAGAGTACCGGCCAAGTCGAAGCCGGCCTTTTTATTCGGAAAAGTCAGCTCCTGGCTGCGGTAGGGGTAGGGCGCGTGCGGCTCCTGCGGGCGGCGCGGCACGGCCGCCACCTCGGCCGCAACGGTGCCCCGCCGCAGGGTCAGGGGCAGCTGCGCGCCGCCCTGAAACCAGGTACCGGCTATCTGCTGCCCATCGCTGGAAAACTTGCCGGCGAAGCGACTATGCACTACTTCGACCCCTAGCAGCAGGCTGTCGTGGCGCACGGCTGCGCTGCTCAGCGGCAGCTTTTCGGTGGTTTGCTGGGGCACGCTCACGGTGCCGGTCAGGGTAGGGGCCTGGCCTTTCAGGTCAAAAAATAAAGCTAACTCGGAGCTAGGGCCAACTTTCAGGCTGCCCTGCCAAAGGCCGGCCGGCGCGGCAGGAGTTTGGGCGGCGGCGGCCGAGGTCAGCAGGCCGGCAGCGGCGGTGCGCAAGAGGGTAGCAGTTTTCATGGGGCCGAAGGTAAAGGAGT
The genomic region above belongs to Hymenobacter psoromatis and contains:
- a CDS encoding aspartate-semialdehyde dehydrogenase translates to MKIAVVGATGLVGTEMLKVLAERQFPVTELLPVASAKSVGQLVHFQGKDYPVVSMEDAIAARPAIAIFSAGGGVSLEFAPQFAEVGTTVVDNSSAWRMDPGKKLVVPEVNAQVLTKDDKIIANPNCSTIQLVVALNDLHKKYRVQRLVISTYQSVTGTGKKAVDQLMQERAGQPVTAAAYPHAIDLNVLPHIDVFQPNGYTKEELKMVNETKKIMGDDGIRVTATCVRVPVLGGHSESVNIEFAHDFDLADVRDILSKTDGVELVDDVQNNRYPMPKDSHGRDAVLVGRLRRDDTQPNTLNMWIVADNLRKGAATNAVQIAEYLVAKGLV
- a CDS encoding alpha/beta hydrolase family protein; this translates as MKTATLLRTAAAGLLTSAAAAQTPAAPAGLWQGSLKVGPSSELALFFDLKGQAPTLTGTVSVPQQTTEKLPLSSAAVRHDSLLLGVEVVHSRFAGKFSSDGQQIAGTWFQGGAQLPLTLRRGTVAAEVAAVPRRPQEPHAPYPYRSQELTFPNKKAGFDLAGTLTLPAGKGPFPAVVLVTGSGPEDRDETVFGHQPFLVLADYLTRRGCAVLRYDDRGVGQSKGTFKGATTADFTTDALAALAYLRTRPDIRPRQVALMGHSEGGLVAWEAAAQPGGPDLVVSLAGPGVPGDAILLRQQADMARAEGADSASIGGNFRLHRALFAELRSLPADLPADQLMAKLTPLIKRQLPGLSAEQTQQQVTQAARAFTDPWMRSFLRTDPATYLAKVKCPVLALNGANDLQVAADQNLPAIARGLRAAGNHDVTTRTLPQLNHLFQTDPAAKSQYASIEETFAPSALQVIGDWLSAHTK